The following nucleotide sequence is from Synechococcus sp. KORDI-52.
TGGCACCCGAATGGGCATCCTTCCCGACCAAAGCCGGCCGCTCTGCCTACGGCCAACCCGTCAAGAGTCATCAGGAGTTGGCGAGCTTCTACAGCAGCAACCTGCGCCAGCTTCGCAATCAGCTGGGAGCCTGAGGAGAGCGGAACTCCCCCAACCTCGCAGCCAGGGCCCACACCTCCGTGACCAAACCATGCCAGGGATTCATCACCTCCATGGAGACGGCCATGGGCTGCGTTGATGCAGCCACAAGCGAACGTGTTGCAGCAATGGCCTTCTTGCCGTCCTGCAGCCGCTCCTCCATGCGTCGGCGCTCCTGCAACGGCATCACCTCCTCCGGACAGGCCTGCAACAGCTCCTCGCCGCGCTGAAACCAATGCTCGAAGTCATCCAGCAGGGATGTCAGCAACTCATCCAAAAGTGCGCCAGCTTCCTGATTGGTTGACTCACCCACCTGGTGCCCTCGGGTCTCGCCCATAGGATGGCGGGCCCTGAACCTGAACCGGTGAGCAGCGCTGCAGCAACCACCCCAGCCCCTTCAGCACCGGTGGTTCTGCCCAAGACCAGCGAAAGCGATCAACTGCTGAAGATTCGACACTCCATGA
It contains:
- a CDS encoding DUF2605 family protein; the encoded protein is MGETRGHQVGESTNQEAGALLDELLTSLLDDFEHWFQRGEELLQACPEEVMPLQERRRMEERLQDGKKAIAATRSLVAASTQPMAVSMEVMNPWHGLVTEVWALAARLGEFRSPQAPS